Proteins from a genomic interval of Chionomys nivalis chromosome 7, mChiNiv1.1, whole genome shotgun sequence:
- the LOC130878617 gene encoding elongin-C-like has product MARWPEKLSLLVSSHQMKTLSLKKREEKTHGNCKGPDTFYVKLISSDGHESILKREHVQTSAIKAMLSGPGQFAENKINEANFREILPNRLWKVCMYLPTRSTTLTTSEITKFPIAPEIALELLMAANFLDWSQK; this is encoded by the exons ATGGCTAGATGGCCAGAGAAGCTGTCGCTCTTGGTGTCCAGTCACCAAATGAAGACACTTTCTCTGAAGAAACG AGAGGAGAAAACCCATGGTAATTGTAAAGGCCCTGACACCTTTTATGTCAAATTAATATCTTCGGATGGTCATGAATCAATTCTAAAAAGAGAACATGTACAAACATCAGCAATAAAGGCTATGCTAAGTGGGCCAGGTCAGTTtgcagagaataaaataaatgaggccAATTTTAGAGAGATCCTTCCAAATAGGCTATGGAAAGTATGCATGTATTTACCTACAAGATCCACTACACTAACAACTTCAGAGATTACCAAATTCCCAATTGCTCCTGAAATTGCACTAGAACTGTTGATGGCTGCAAACTttctagatt GGTCCCAGAAATGA